In Alicyclobacillus macrosporangiidus CPP55, a single window of DNA contains:
- a CDS encoding ABC transporter substrate-binding protein yields the protein MNKRWVSAALAMAMVAVAGCGASGAGASGGSSNTANPAPGNQTAGGSGSTATITVGTTPLVSSAPIFLAQDLGYWKDLGLDVQLKTYEAAGDIDVATAAGTLDVSATGITASLFNLWASGKKEYIVADKGRIWPGQKFEALVASDKAWNAGVHSVADLKGKRFGNTTAGSTFDYLLGSMLAAHNLTLKDVQEVPLHTTSNIAAAVESGQVDAAILPQPAANKELQSGKAHLIAWVDDNVKADLLVIAYSPNFRTQTDAATKFMEGYLRAVQFYNQHVYGNHNADDPDYKKGLDIISKYAKQPADVVKTELIYVDPKAEVDPANIENQLKFYQSAGFVKGEVDAGSMVDDSFLKQAQQKLGGGA from the coding sequence TTGAACAAGCGTTGGGTGAGTGCGGCGTTGGCGATGGCGATGGTGGCGGTGGCCGGGTGCGGCGCGTCTGGTGCAGGGGCGTCCGGCGGCAGTTCGAACACCGCGAATCCGGCGCCTGGGAACCAGACGGCGGGGGGCAGCGGATCGACGGCGACGATCACGGTCGGGACGACACCGCTGGTCAGTTCGGCGCCGATCTTCCTGGCCCAGGACCTGGGTTACTGGAAGGACCTCGGGCTCGACGTGCAGTTGAAGACGTACGAGGCGGCTGGAGACATCGACGTCGCCACGGCGGCGGGCACCCTCGACGTCAGCGCGACGGGCATCACCGCCAGCCTGTTCAACCTGTGGGCGAGTGGTAAAAAAGAGTACATCGTCGCCGACAAGGGCCGCATTTGGCCGGGCCAGAAGTTCGAGGCGCTGGTGGCGAGCGACAAGGCGTGGAACGCCGGGGTGCACAGCGTCGCCGATCTGAAGGGCAAGCGGTTTGGCAATACGACGGCGGGATCGACTTTCGATTACTTGCTCGGGTCGATGCTGGCCGCGCACAACCTGACGCTCAAAGACGTGCAGGAGGTGCCGCTGCACACCACGTCAAACATCGCGGCGGCGGTGGAGTCGGGCCAGGTGGACGCGGCGATTCTGCCGCAGCCGGCGGCGAACAAGGAGCTGCAGAGCGGCAAGGCGCACCTCATCGCCTGGGTGGACGACAACGTCAAGGCGGACCTGCTCGTCATCGCCTATTCGCCGAATTTCCGCACGCAGACGGACGCAGCCACCAAATTCATGGAGGGCTACCTGCGGGCGGTGCAGTTCTACAACCAGCACGTGTACGGGAACCACAACGCCGATGACCCGGATTACAAAAAGGGTCTCGACATCATCTCCAAGTACGCCAAACAGCCGGCCGACGTCGTGAAGACGGAGCTGATTTACGTCGATCCCAAGGCAGAGGTCGACCCGGCGAACATCGAGAACCAGCTGAAGTTCTACCAGAGCGCCGGCTTTGTCAAGGGCGAGGTCGACGCGGGCAGCATGGTCGACGACTCGTTCCTGAAGCAGGCGCAGCAAAAGCTCGGCGGCGGGGCGTGA
- a CDS encoding lytic transglycosylase domain-containing protein, with product MTAELRLSPLPGTRPGQGLNAPEPRGSSASATSAVNSAASGTAASARAATLPADPSFWEVWTQSLISQLPVPGLDPAESGDEAGFTPLTLPGIPPGISTPVLGDSLQGLPAWTWLALTSGLNATGTSAPDQPGQTDPVEQTGATGTGTQPPGTARPGEDGSVARLVALASARYGVPAGLVMSVIAQESGFRPNAQSPAGAQGLMQLMPDTARMLGVTDPFDPAQNIDGGVRYLAQLLTRYGGDVPRALAAYNAGPAAVDHYGGIPPYPETVQYVQSVLSRWTGTAR from the coding sequence ATGACCGCCGAACTCCGGCTTTCACCGCTTCCAGGGACCCGCCCCGGCCAGGGGCTGAATGCGCCAGAACCCAGGGGAAGCAGCGCGTCCGCAACGTCCGCCGTGAACTCGGCGGCCAGCGGGACTGCCGCCTCGGCCCGAGCGGCTACGTTACCCGCCGACCCGTCCTTTTGGGAGGTGTGGACCCAATCGCTGATCTCCCAGCTGCCCGTGCCCGGACTGGACCCGGCCGAATCCGGCGACGAAGCGGGGTTTACGCCCCTGACCCTCCCCGGCATCCCGCCAGGAATTTCCACACCCGTGCTGGGAGACAGCCTCCAGGGGCTTCCCGCCTGGACTTGGCTCGCCCTGACCAGCGGGCTAAACGCGACGGGGACGTCGGCACCGGATCAGCCTGGCCAAACGGATCCAGTGGAACAGACCGGGGCCACGGGTACCGGTACCCAGCCACCCGGAACGGCACGCCCGGGGGAGGATGGCAGCGTGGCCCGTCTCGTTGCGCTGGCCTCCGCCCGGTACGGTGTTCCCGCCGGCTTGGTGATGAGCGTGATCGCCCAGGAATCCGGCTTTCGTCCAAACGCCCAAAGCCCCGCCGGCGCTCAGGGCTTGATGCAGCTGATGCCGGACACCGCACGCATGCTCGGCGTGACCGACCCGTTCGATCCCGCGCAGAATATCGACGGCGGCGTGCGCTACCTGGCGCAGCTGCTCACCCGATATGGCGGCGACGTACCACGGGCCTTGGCGGCGTACAACGCAGGGCCGGCAGCGGTCGATCACTACGGCGGGATTCCGCCCTATCCCGAGACCGTGCAATACGTGCAGTCGGTCCTCTCCCGTTGGACAGGCACAGCCCGGTAG
- a CDS encoding ABC transporter permease codes for MQDEGIAEVRAAPTTGSVRPWVQAGLRRGLYGLILFLVLVSVASLPRHIRPPRGGVRDTWGHNMMAALSLFAHPEAPAHRQVIQDALGHVPLTLGFIVFAVAGAYLFGILKGLCDVFLVARWYRGVQAVCWVVDALPLFGLVILVEMGTLFLRMFWRADPVHMLPDETFWGGTAVCAVMLTWGPGMYVARVLAVTLRQQFGERYVLTALGKGLRWREVIFRHILKNALPKLAIELPAVYTMAMSGLVAVEFIGMRQHGAVFGALQALGHAGLGFSTLWTSPGEFQIAALTAYLTMFTVFTAVMRGIGWWAERRWRWMMGA; via the coding sequence GTGCAAGACGAGGGGATCGCAGAGGTCCGCGCTGCACCGACGACGGGCTCCGTCCGCCCCTGGGTCCAGGCAGGACTCCGGCGGGGCTTGTACGGGCTGATCTTGTTCCTTGTGCTCGTGTCGGTCGCGTCCCTGCCGAGGCACATCCGCCCGCCGCGCGGTGGCGTCCGCGACACTTGGGGCCACAACATGATGGCCGCCCTGTCGCTGTTCGCCCATCCGGAGGCACCGGCTCACCGCCAGGTGATTCAGGACGCCCTCGGACATGTGCCACTGACCCTGGGGTTCATCGTCTTCGCCGTCGCCGGGGCGTACTTGTTCGGAATCCTCAAGGGGCTGTGCGACGTGTTCCTCGTTGCGCGCTGGTATCGCGGCGTGCAGGCTGTGTGCTGGGTGGTAGACGCCCTGCCCCTGTTCGGCCTCGTGATCCTCGTCGAGATGGGGACTTTGTTTTTGCGCATGTTCTGGCGGGCCGACCCGGTGCACATGCTCCCGGACGAGACGTTCTGGGGCGGCACAGCCGTGTGTGCCGTGATGCTCACCTGGGGACCCGGGATGTACGTGGCGCGCGTGCTGGCAGTGACCCTGCGCCAGCAGTTCGGCGAGCGGTACGTCCTCACCGCGCTCGGCAAAGGGTTGCGCTGGCGTGAGGTCATCTTCAGGCACATCCTGAAGAACGCCCTGCCGAAGCTGGCCATCGAGCTGCCTGCGGTGTACACGATGGCGATGAGCGGGCTGGTGGCGGTGGAGTTCATCGGCATGCGCCAGCACGGGGCCGTTTTCGGCGCGCTCCAGGCGCTCGGCCACGCGGGGCTCGGGTTCAGCACCTTGTGGACCTCGCCGGGCGAATTTCAAATCGCGGCGCTCACCGCCTACCTGACGATGTTCACGGTCTTCACTGCAGTGATGCGGGGAATCGGGTGGTGGGCGGAACGCCGGTGGAGATGGATGATGGGTGCCTGA
- a CDS encoding cation transporter has product MAQQAEARRISWLVLALWVETASLLWILAEAALSGFAAMRAGSLALSAFSADSGIEFVSGVILWVRLWWEQSHPDHGWVDRVERVSSALVAGCLFSLAGFISFQAGQALAMRSGMLESPLGLAVAVASSLVTPWLAFVKRRLGRKLHSQALLGDAACSMTCACMAWALLAGLLLQWAFGWWWVDAAAALGIVAFVLREAWESAEAAWSGAPHLHHHLPDSASEPPSSSS; this is encoded by the coding sequence ATGGCGCAGCAGGCGGAAGCACGCCGGATATCGTGGCTGGTTTTGGCGCTGTGGGTGGAGACCGCGTCGTTGCTCTGGATTCTGGCCGAAGCCGCACTGAGCGGATTCGCGGCGATGCGCGCAGGAAGCTTGGCCTTGTCGGCGTTCAGCGCCGACAGCGGGATCGAGTTTGTCTCTGGGGTCATCCTGTGGGTTCGCCTGTGGTGGGAGCAGAGCCATCCCGACCACGGGTGGGTGGATCGCGTGGAGCGCGTGTCCTCCGCCCTCGTGGCGGGTTGCCTGTTCTCCCTGGCAGGGTTCATCTCCTTTCAGGCCGGACAAGCGCTGGCAATGCGCTCGGGGATGCTGGAGAGCCCGCTCGGGTTGGCGGTGGCCGTGGCGTCGAGCCTGGTCACCCCTTGGCTGGCGTTCGTCAAACGCCGCCTCGGGCGCAAGCTGCACAGCCAGGCTCTGTTGGGGGACGCGGCGTGCAGCATGACCTGCGCCTGCATGGCGTGGGCGCTTTTGGCAGGGCTCTTACTGCAGTGGGCGTTCGGCTGGTGGTGGGTGGACGCGGCCGCCGCCCTTGGAATCGTCGCCTTTGTCCTCCGGGAGGCGTGGGAGTCGGCCGAGGCTGCTTGGTCGGGCGCCCCGCACCTGCACCATCATCTTCCGGATTCCGCGTCTGAGCCGCCTTCGTCGAGTTCCTGA
- a CDS encoding EamA family transporter yields MNYLLVAVNIALLVTGQAMWKIGIASLSLHGIGDLLRALFSPWILGGVLLYGVATLVWIYLLKQLPLSMLYPMQSLAYVAAVLVALVFFHEAVPLTRWIGLAIILIGVVFVAR; encoded by the coding sequence ATGAACTACCTGTTGGTCGCTGTAAACATCGCCCTGCTGGTGACGGGCCAGGCGATGTGGAAGATCGGGATCGCGTCCCTGTCGCTCCACGGAATCGGGGATCTGTTGCGGGCGCTGTTCTCTCCGTGGATCCTCGGCGGCGTGCTGCTGTACGGCGTAGCGACGCTGGTGTGGATCTATCTGCTCAAGCAACTGCCGCTCAGCATGCTCTATCCCATGCAGAGCCTCGCCTACGTGGCCGCGGTGTTGGTCGCGCTCGTGTTTTTCCATGAGGCGGTGCCATTGACGCGTTGGATTGGGCTCGCGATCATCCTCATCGGGGTCGTGTTCGTGGCGCGATGA
- a CDS encoding glycosyltransferase family 2 protein, with amino-acid sequence MKIAVLIPCYNEEPTIAKVVSDFRRELPEAEVYVYDNNSRDRTADVAAAAGAIVRREPRQGKGNVVRSMFRAVDADVYVMVDGDDTYPAEFVHDLIAPIVRGEADMVIGDRHSNGSYTKENKRPFHNFGNNLVKWLINALFHSDLRDIMTGYRAFNRLFVKNMPVASEGFEIETEMTLHALDKKFRIVEIPIDYRDRPAGSVSKLNTFSDGMRVLRTVFWIFKDYKPLAFFCTAALVFFVLGLLVGVPVITEFIATHMISKIPSAILAVGFMMLASISVTCGFILDTIVRQHRDVYQLLLNKTE; translated from the coding sequence TTGAAGATCGCGGTTCTGATTCCTTGTTATAACGAAGAACCCACCATCGCCAAGGTCGTCTCGGATTTTCGCAGGGAGCTGCCAGAGGCGGAGGTGTACGTGTACGACAACAACTCTCGCGACCGTACGGCGGACGTCGCGGCCGCCGCGGGGGCCATTGTCCGGCGGGAGCCGCGCCAAGGGAAGGGCAACGTGGTGCGCTCGATGTTCCGCGCGGTCGATGCCGACGTATACGTCATGGTCGACGGGGACGACACGTATCCCGCGGAGTTCGTGCACGACCTCATCGCACCCATCGTCCGCGGCGAGGCGGACATGGTCATCGGGGATCGGCATTCCAACGGATCGTACACGAAGGAAAACAAGCGTCCGTTCCACAACTTCGGCAACAATCTGGTCAAGTGGCTGATCAATGCGCTGTTTCATTCGGACCTGCGGGACATCATGACCGGATACCGGGCATTCAACCGGCTGTTCGTGAAGAACATGCCGGTGGCCAGCGAGGGGTTCGAAATCGAGACGGAGATGACGCTGCACGCGCTGGACAAGAAGTTTCGCATCGTCGAGATCCCGATCGATTATCGCGACCGCCCTGCGGGCAGCGTTTCCAAGCTGAACACCTTCAGCGACGGGATGCGGGTTCTCCGGACGGTGTTCTGGATTTTTAAAGACTACAAGCCGCTGGCGTTTTTCTGCACGGCGGCGCTCGTGTTTTTCGTGCTCGGTCTGCTGGTGGGGGTTCCCGTGATCACGGAGTTCATCGCCACCCACATGATCTCCAAGATTCCGTCTGCCATCTTGGCGGTCGGGTTCATGATGCTGGCGTCGATCTCGGTGACGTGCGGGTTCATTCTCGACACCATCGTGCGCCAGCACCGGGATGTCTACCAACTGCTGTTGAACAAGACGGAGTGA
- a CDS encoding small, acid-soluble spore protein, alpha/beta type, with translation MARRRLLVPEAREALNQLKQQVNEQKRSEGALYADAMARALPLDPASQRRERSPARTAARVQTPGLNPGVSSAGRSQPVRVGASHVTPGAGRGQAKVPVPAYAGMPYRVGAADPGELTARQAGKLGGEIGGTMVQKLVQIAREELSKSPHLANPRQVRNLLGQHTGPERGR, from the coding sequence ATGGCGAGACGGCGGCTGTTGGTTCCCGAGGCGCGGGAAGCCTTGAACCAGTTGAAGCAGCAGGTCAACGAGCAAAAGCGGTCGGAAGGCGCCCTTTACGCCGACGCCATGGCCCGTGCGTTGCCGTTGGACCCGGCCAGCCAGCGCCGGGAGCGGTCTCCTGCAAGGACCGCCGCCCGGGTTCAGACCCCGGGGCTGAACCCTGGGGTATCGTCGGCGGGCCGGTCCCAGCCTGTCCGGGTGGGCGCGTCTCATGTGACGCCCGGCGCGGGTCGGGGTCAGGCAAAGGTCCCCGTGCCCGCATACGCGGGGATGCCCTACCGGGTCGGTGCGGCCGATCCTGGTGAACTCACCGCTCGCCAGGCCGGGAAGTTGGGTGGCGAAATCGGCGGGACGATGGTGCAGAAGTTGGTGCAGATCGCCCGCGAGGAACTTTCGAAATCACCGCATCTGGCGAATCCGCGGCAGGTCCGGAACTTGCTCGGTCAGCATACCGGTCCTGAACGGGGCCGATGA
- a CDS encoding ABC transporter ATP-binding protein, translated as MRLVVDGVSKVYRDGRGRETVALDDIHLTVAEQEFVAIVGPSGCGKSTLLSMVAGLTEPTRGQIFFEGAAGRSPRIGVVFQEHALFPWRTVQRNVEFGLEQLGVPKRERTERAREMIRKVGLEGFEDKYPHQLSGGMRQRVGIARAFVIEPDVLLMDEPLSALDAQSRLIMQEELLNLWESVRQKTLYVTHNIEEAVALADRVVVLSRRPGRVVRVVDIDIPRAARKAPEAQVKLLGFADAIWQTIRRDAEQALVEG; from the coding sequence ATGCGTCTTGTGGTAGACGGGGTCTCCAAGGTCTACCGGGATGGGCGCGGTCGTGAGACGGTCGCCCTCGACGACATCCATCTCACGGTGGCGGAGCAGGAGTTCGTCGCCATTGTGGGCCCGAGCGGATGCGGGAAATCGACCCTGTTGTCGATGGTGGCGGGGCTCACCGAGCCCACCCGGGGTCAGATCTTTTTCGAGGGCGCGGCGGGGCGCAGCCCGCGCATTGGGGTGGTGTTCCAAGAGCACGCCCTGTTCCCGTGGCGAACCGTTCAGCGGAACGTCGAGTTCGGGCTGGAGCAGTTGGGCGTGCCGAAGCGGGAGCGCACCGAGCGGGCCCGCGAGATGATCCGCAAGGTCGGCTTGGAGGGATTCGAAGACAAATACCCGCATCAGCTGTCGGGCGGAATGCGCCAGCGAGTCGGGATCGCCCGCGCGTTCGTCATCGAGCCGGACGTGTTGCTCATGGATGAACCGCTGTCTGCGCTCGACGCGCAGTCGCGCCTGATCATGCAGGAAGAGCTGTTAAACCTGTGGGAATCGGTGCGTCAGAAGACGTTGTACGTCACGCACAACATCGAGGAGGCGGTGGCGCTGGCCGACCGGGTGGTGGTGTTGTCACGCCGGCCCGGCCGGGTGGTGCGCGTGGTGGATATCGACATCCCGCGTGCGGCCCGCAAGGCGCCGGAGGCGCAGGTGAAGTTGCTTGGCTTCGCGGACGCCATCTGGCAGACGATTCGGCGCGACGCAGAGCAGGCATTGGTGGAGGGATGA
- the rpsT gene encoding 30S ribosomal protein S20, translated as MPNIKSAEKRVRTSARRTLRNASLKSALRTTIKKFERALAQSDLEQAQITLRIATRALDKAVTKGIIHRNAANRKKSRLTRRFNAASQSQQA; from the coding sequence GTGCCGAACATCAAGTCCGCAGAAAAACGCGTCCGCACATCCGCACGGCGTACGCTGCGCAACGCGTCGCTGAAGTCGGCGCTGCGCACGACCATCAAGAAGTTTGAACGCGCCCTCGCGCAAAGCGACCTGGAGCAGGCGCAAATCACCCTGCGCATCGCCACGCGCGCGTTGGATAAGGCCGTGACGAAGGGCATCATCCACCGCAATGCGGCCAACCGAAAGAAATCCCGCCTCACCCGGCGATTCAACGCAGCCAGCCAATCGCAGCAGGCCTGA
- a CDS encoding ArnT family glycosyltransferase, protein MRVVKRWFTWLQSNRERWIYAILLLALAIRAAVLVRYRLSLTLNSDDVGYMHSAIWLLQYGRFTYHSPDEPTAHMMPGITLLLAAVFAVFGWGPWGVMIAKGVMSLFGVAAVYGVYLCGREAWGVTAGLVAALGCALYVPGILTDTLLLTEPPFTASFAWLVYFCMRLARTRSTRHLLAAVGCYLFALFFRPTVALFPLVVLVYLLSHRYPLRTLARHALLGAVIVCLALAPWWVRNELAFHRFVPLTNGTGDPLLLGTFEGEGYPPGTYQETLNAIKAAHPGISAFDLSLAEQQVAKQRIHAWWQSDKRSFLHSYLSIKPEILWDRPFYWKPILRVKQETMRWVQPLLVQAGCLGWIIAFLLGRGRRREALFMMLTLLYYTALYSATFAYGRYSLPFMPLMFLGVGAGLWALGRAAWHLGSAVRRHWPSPAGRQTGP, encoded by the coding sequence GTGCGCGTCGTGAAGCGGTGGTTTACCTGGCTGCAATCGAACCGGGAACGATGGATTTATGCCATCCTCCTGCTGGCGCTGGCCATACGGGCGGCGGTGCTGGTCCGGTATCGCCTCAGCCTGACCTTGAACAGCGACGACGTGGGCTACATGCACAGCGCCATCTGGCTCCTGCAGTACGGGCGCTTCACATACCATTCGCCAGATGAGCCGACCGCCCACATGATGCCCGGCATCACGCTGCTGTTGGCGGCGGTGTTCGCGGTCTTTGGGTGGGGACCCTGGGGGGTGATGATCGCCAAGGGGGTCATGTCCCTTTTTGGCGTGGCCGCCGTCTACGGTGTCTACCTGTGCGGACGCGAGGCCTGGGGGGTGACCGCAGGGTTGGTGGCGGCACTCGGATGCGCACTGTACGTGCCTGGCATCTTGACGGACACCCTGCTGCTCACAGAACCTCCTTTTACCGCCAGCTTCGCCTGGCTGGTCTATTTCTGCATGCGCCTCGCGCGCACGCGGAGCACCCGCCATCTCCTTGCAGCCGTGGGCTGCTACCTGTTCGCGTTGTTCTTCCGGCCGACGGTCGCCCTCTTTCCCCTGGTGGTGCTGGTGTATCTCCTGTCACACCGCTACCCCCTGCGCACGCTCGCCCGGCACGCACTCCTCGGAGCGGTCATCGTGTGCTTGGCCTTGGCCCCGTGGTGGGTGCGCAACGAGCTGGCGTTTCACCGCTTCGTTCCGCTGACCAACGGTACGGGCGACCCGCTTCTGCTCGGGACCTTCGAGGGGGAAGGTTATCCCCCCGGCACCTACCAGGAGACGCTCAATGCCATCAAGGCGGCCCATCCGGGCATCTCCGCATTCGACCTGTCGCTCGCCGAGCAACAGGTGGCGAAGCAAAGGATTCATGCGTGGTGGCAGTCGGACAAACGTTCCTTCTTGCACAGCTATCTTTCGATAAAGCCAGAAATTCTCTGGGATCGGCCGTTTTACTGGAAGCCGATCCTGCGCGTCAAGCAGGAGACCATGCGCTGGGTACAGCCTCTCCTCGTGCAGGCAGGCTGCCTGGGCTGGATCATCGCCTTCCTGCTTGGACGCGGCCGGCGCCGTGAGGCGCTGTTCATGATGCTCACTCTCTTGTATTACACGGCCTTGTACTCGGCGACCTTCGCCTATGGCCGGTACAGCCTTCCGTTCATGCCCTTGATGTTCCTCGGCGTCGGCGCCGGCCTGTGGGCGCTCGGTCGCGCAGCCTGGCACCTGGGGAGCGCGGTTCGCCGGCACTGGCCTTCCCCGGCAGGGCGTCAGACGGGCCCTTGA
- a CDS encoding ABC transporter permease, giving the protein MSVERERSSGRPEEAPERVPVRYRMGFVERRAPAWIAPAGVVVLLVLWQALTGLGVIPEADLPSPVSIFQAGVQLVQSGDLWVNTEASLGRIVVGYALGAGAGILFGLWLGFSRIAERVGLPVAGALYPIPKLAIIPLLILWVGAGEASKVLVIAAEVMFPVLFNTYAGVRNTDPSLLRAAVSFGASRWTLVWRVILPASLPTIFAGLRIGAGLSLLILVAAEMIGAQHGIGAMILQYSSLMLTANVLVGVVVLSVLGLVISRGLAWLERRLLPWQAR; this is encoded by the coding sequence ATGTCGGTCGAACGAGAGCGATCATCCGGCCGGCCGGAGGAGGCCCCGGAACGCGTTCCGGTGCGCTACCGAATGGGATTCGTGGAACGGCGGGCCCCGGCGTGGATCGCGCCGGCGGGCGTCGTCGTCCTGTTGGTCCTGTGGCAGGCGTTGACGGGCCTCGGCGTGATCCCAGAGGCCGACCTGCCGAGCCCCGTCTCGATTTTTCAAGCCGGCGTGCAACTGGTGCAAAGCGGCGACCTGTGGGTGAACACGGAGGCCAGCCTCGGCCGCATTGTGGTGGGTTATGCGCTCGGTGCGGGAGCTGGCATCCTGTTCGGTTTGTGGCTCGGCTTCTCGCGCATCGCGGAGCGCGTCGGGCTCCCGGTGGCGGGAGCGCTTTACCCCATCCCAAAGCTGGCCATCATCCCCCTCTTGATCCTGTGGGTCGGGGCGGGCGAGGCGTCGAAGGTGTTGGTGATCGCTGCCGAGGTGATGTTCCCGGTCCTGTTCAACACGTACGCAGGGGTGCGCAACACCGATCCGTCGCTGCTGCGCGCGGCAGTCAGCTTTGGGGCATCGCGCTGGACGCTTGTATGGCGGGTGATCCTGCCGGCTTCGCTGCCCACCATCTTCGCCGGGCTGCGCATCGGCGCCGGTTTGAGCCTGCTCATCCTGGTGGCGGCAGAGATGATCGGCGCGCAGCACGGCATTGGGGCGATGATCCTGCAGTACTCGTCGCTCATGCTGACGGCCAACGTCCTGGTCGGCGTGGTGGTGTTGAGCGTATTGGGACTGGTCATCAGCCGCGGGCTGGCCTGGTTGGAGCGCCGTCTGTTGCCCTGGCAGGCGCGTTGA
- the gpr gene encoding GPR endopeptidase, protein MDSYSPRTDLAIEAHEMARRRVQNVPGVEEETEEFDGIRVSRVHVQNRQGEQALGKRAGRYVTIEVPGLRRRDPDLQQRVAEQFAKEFERLLDVPEQATVLVVGLGNRQVTPDALGPKVAQRMFVTRHLFQYFPDLLGEGYRTVAAVSPGVLGVTGVETTEVVKGIVEHVRPDLVVAIDALASRSLNRVNATIQISDTGIQPGAGVGNKRKALDEQTLGCKVLAVGVPTVVDAATIANDAMELILAKLKETVPGNGASQIFDHFSPQEKWQLIKEVLDPLGNNLMVTPKEIDEFIDDVAEVVAQGLNLALHPSMTMEDASQLTH, encoded by the coding sequence ATGGACAGCTACAGTCCGCGGACGGACCTGGCGATTGAGGCGCATGAGATGGCCCGCCGGCGCGTGCAGAACGTGCCGGGGGTGGAGGAGGAGACAGAGGAGTTCGACGGCATCCGCGTATCCCGGGTGCATGTCCAAAACCGCCAGGGGGAGCAGGCCCTCGGAAAACGCGCGGGACGCTATGTGACCATCGAGGTGCCCGGTCTGCGGCGGCGGGACCCCGACCTGCAACAGCGCGTGGCCGAACAGTTTGCAAAGGAGTTCGAACGCCTGCTCGATGTCCCCGAACAGGCGACCGTGTTGGTGGTCGGACTGGGCAATCGGCAGGTGACGCCGGACGCACTCGGGCCCAAGGTCGCCCAAAGGATGTTCGTGACCCGGCATTTGTTTCAGTACTTTCCCGATCTGCTCGGCGAGGGATACCGGACGGTCGCCGCCGTCTCCCCTGGGGTTCTGGGTGTCACAGGCGTGGAGACGACCGAGGTCGTGAAGGGGATTGTGGAGCATGTCCGGCCGGATCTGGTGGTCGCCATCGACGCCTTGGCGTCTCGATCGCTCAACCGAGTCAACGCCACCATCCAGATCTCGGACACCGGCATCCAGCCTGGTGCGGGCGTCGGGAACAAGCGGAAGGCGTTGGATGAGCAGACCCTGGGTTGTAAGGTGCTTGCCGTCGGCGTGCCTACCGTGGTCGACGCCGCGACCATCGCCAACGACGCGATGGAGCTCATCCTGGCGAAATTAAAGGAGACCGTCCCCGGCAACGGGGCCAGCCAGATCTTCGACCACTTCAGCCCGCAGGAGAAGTGGCAACTCATTAAGGAAGTTCTGGATCCCCTCGGGAACAATCTGATGGTGACACCGAAAGAGATCGACGAGTTTATCGACGACGTCGCCGAGGTGGTCGCGCAAGGACTCAATCTGGCGCTGCACCCGTCCATGACCATGGAGGACGCGAGTCAGCTGACGCATTGA